In a genomic window of Salvelinus fontinalis isolate EN_2023a chromosome 7, ASM2944872v1, whole genome shotgun sequence:
- the LOC129859127 gene encoding tripartite motif-containing protein 55-like, with the protein MDNLEKQLICPICLETFTKPVVILPCQHNLCRKCANDIFQASNPYLPTRGGSVTSGGRFRCPSCRHEVVLDRHGVYGLQRNLLVENIIDMFKQESTSSAKPAAPERTEEQAMCQEHEEEKINIYCVTHSVPTCSMCKVFGAHQDCEVAPLKSMYQTQKTELTDGIAMMVGNNDRIQGIISQLKETCRTIEENGRRQKSQLCEKFDHLYAILEERKRDLSSKVMAEQEEKLNYIRGLTKKYREHLEQSCRTVETGIQTMEEPEMAVFLQTVKDLLKKTGEASSTSHLEKVEQGYEAMDHYTVNFWREGRALRSIDFISDDEDDYEEVDGGKAEAGVGGGASTAAPLPSPAP; encoded by the exons ATGGACAATTTGGAGAAGCAGTTGATTTGTCCCATCTGCCTGGAAACATTTACCAAACCAGTGGTAATTTTACCGTGTCAACACAACCTGTGTAGAAAGTGTGCCAATGATATCTTTCAG GCCTCCAACCCATACCTCCCAACCAGAGGGGGGTCAGTGACCTCCGGTGGCCGTTTCCGGTGCCCGTCCTGCAGGCACGAGGTGGTCCTGGACCGCCATGGGGTCTACGGGCTCCAGAGGAACCTGCTGGTGGAGAACATCATCGACATGTTCAAACAGGAGTCCACCAG cAGCGCCAAGCCAGCGGccccagagaggacagaggaacagGCCATGTGCCAAGAGCACGAGGAGGAGAAGATCAACATCTACTGTGTGACCCACAGCGTGCCCACCTGCTCCATGTGCAAGGTGTTTGGAGCCCACCAGGACTGTGAAGTGGCGCCGCTCAAAAGCATGTACCAGACACAGAAG ACGGAGTTGACTGACGGGATAGCGATGATGGTGGGGAACAACGACAGGATCCAGGGCATCATCAGTCAGTTAAAGGAGACCTGCCGGACCATAGAG GAGAACGGCAGGAGGCAGAAGTCCCAGCTGTGTGAGAAGTTTGACCATCTGTACGCCAtcttggaggagaggaagagggacttAAGTTCTAAGGTGATGGCCGAGCAGGAAGAGAAGCTTAACTACATCCGTGGTTTAACCAAGAAGTACAGAGAGCACCTGGAGCAGAGCTGTAGGACCGTAGAGACAGGCATACAGACCATGGAGGAACCAGAGATGGCCGTCTTCTTACAG ACTGTAAAAGACCTCCTTAAAAA gactgGGGAGGCGTCGAGTACCTCCCACCTGGAGAAGGTGGAGCAAGGATATGAGGCGATGGATCACTACACCGTTAACTTCTGGAGAGAGGGCAGGGCCCTGCGTAGCATTGACTTCATCTCAG ATGACGAAGATGATTATGAGGAGGTAGATGGGGGAAAGGCAGAGGCTGGAGTAGGAGGTGGAGCCTCAACAGCTGCCCCACTTCCATCCCCCGCCCCTTAA
- the LOC129858827 gene encoding corticoliberin-like codes for MKLNLLVTTVVLLIAFLPRYECRAIESPSAVQRATAPHHDAQQQSLPLLTRQGEEYYIRLGNGNRNSAAPAPKGMYPEGSPAVYNRALQLQLTQRLLQGKVGNISRFVSGFANQLDDSMERGRRSDDPPISLDLTFHMLRQMMEMSRAEQLQQQAHSNRKMMEIFGK; via the coding sequence ATGAAGCTCAATTTACTCGTCACCACCGTGGTTCTGCTCATTGCTTTCTTACCGCGCTATGAGTGTAGGGCTATCGAGAGCCCTAGCGCTGTCCAGCGCGCCACCGCTCCACATCACGACGCGCAGCAACAGTCTCTTCCCCTCCTGACGCGACAAGGAGAGGAATACTACATCCGACTGGGCAACGGGAACCGCAACTCTGCTGCGCCCGCACCGAAAGGCATGTACCCAGAGGGCTCCCCAGCGGTCTACAATAGAGCCTTGCAGCTCCAGCTGACGCAGCGTCTTCTACAAGGCAAAGTTGGGAACATCAGCCGATTCGTCAGCGGCTTCGCGAACCAGCTCGACGACtcaatggagagggggaggaggtccGATGATCCGCCGATATCTCTAGATCTTACGTTCCACATGCTCCGACAGATGATGGAGATGTCCAGAGCTGAACAGTTACAGCAACAAGCCCATAGCAACAGAAAAATGATGGAGATCTTCGGGAAATGA